In the genome of Legionellales bacterium, one region contains:
- a CDS encoding helix-turn-helix transcriptional regulator has product MPIVINLDVMLAKRKMKLNELAQLIGISSQNLSILKTGKARAIRFSTLELICQYLDCQPADILEFQTETEVEGVAT; this is encoded by the coding sequence ATGCCCATCGTTATTAATTTGGATGTTATGTTGGCGAAACGTAAAATGAAATTAAATGAATTAGCACAATTAATTGGAATTTCTTCGCAAAATTTATCCATTCTAAAAACGGGTAAAGCGCGTGCTATTCGTTTTTCGACGTTAGAATTAATTTGCCAATATCTCGATTGCCAACCCGCGGATATTTTAGAATTTCAAACGGAAACTGAAGTGGAAGGAGTCGCCACATGA
- a CDS encoding SDR family oxidoreductase, which produces MKKVVILGCGDIGVRLAKLLLAQGHEVMAVRRNIKSIPDNVPCISIDLTDKNQINRLPIDIDTVVYCASADQHTETAYEDIYVRGLENCLEFFSKLKLSPSLTFTSSTSIYPQVDGSWVDENSPLGAQHFPARMMLRAETLLQAAAVDHIIVRAAGIYGPGRLHLIEQIRNQTIILANHYTNRIHADDLAHIILHLISQTRLAHTIYNATDNCPTPQHEVVTWLAKMLNQPILNTQIQTDDPHGLRGNKRVSNQRLLETGYEMLYPDFHAGYQAILNNLCDQDESTTIS; this is translated from the coding sequence ATGAAAAAAGTCGTTATTCTAGGATGTGGTGATATCGGCGTGCGTCTCGCTAAATTATTACTTGCACAAGGCCACGAGGTTATGGCCGTGCGTCGTAATATTAAATCGATCCCCGATAACGTGCCGTGTATTTCCATCGATTTAACCGATAAAAATCAAATTAATCGCTTGCCCATTGACATCGACACTGTGGTGTATTGTGCAAGTGCCGATCAACACACTGAAACTGCGTACGAGGATATTTATGTGCGCGGTTTAGAAAATTGTTTAGAGTTTTTTAGCAAACTAAAGTTAAGTCCCTCCCTAACGTTTACTTCAAGCACATCGATCTACCCCCAAGTCGATGGAAGCTGGGTAGACGAAAACTCCCCCCTCGGTGCTCAGCATTTTCCCGCAAGGATGATGTTGCGCGCCGAGACTCTTTTACAAGCAGCGGCAGTCGATCATATCATTGTACGCGCAGCGGGAATTTACGGGCCAGGACGTTTACACCTCATCGAACAAATTCGTAACCAAACAATAATACTTGCTAATCATTATACTAATCGTATTCATGCCGATGATTTAGCGCATATTATTCTTCATTTAATTTCGCAAACGCGCTTGGCGCACACTATTTATAACGCTACCGATAATTGCCCAACGCCCCAACATGAAGTGGTGACATGGCTGGCAAAAATGCTTAACCAACCGATTTTAAACACCCAAATTCAAACCGACGATCCCCATGGATTACGCGGCAATAAGCGCGTCAGCAATCAACGTTTACTCGAAACCGGCTACGAAATGCTCTACCCCGATTTTCATGCGGGTTATCAGGCTATTTTAAACAACTTATGTGATCAAGATGAAAGTACGACGATTTCTTAG